In Pseudomonas sp. MYb327, one DNA window encodes the following:
- a CDS encoding triacylglycerol lipase has product MSQGSATRYPMVLVPGMLGFVRLVLYPYWYGIISALRQGGAVVFAVQVSPLNSSEVRGEQLLARIEEILRETGAEKVNLIGHSQGSLTARYAAAKRPDWVASVTSVAGPNHGSELADYLHKHYPHDSATGRLLTFLLRMIAALMSLLETGYRGPKFPVDVHASHHSLTTEGVALFNQRYPQGLPETWGGQGPEEVNGVRYYSWSGTLQPGKTDSGRNVLDGTNRSCRLFAKTFVREAGHCDGMVGRYSSHLGTVIGDEYPLDHFDIVNQSLGLVGKGAEPIRLFVEHAARLKAAGL; this is encoded by the coding sequence ATGTCGCAAGGTTCCGCCACGCGTTATCCGATGGTATTGGTCCCGGGAATGCTCGGGTTTGTTCGTTTGGTGCTTTATCCGTACTGGTACGGGATCATTTCGGCGCTGCGCCAGGGTGGTGCAGTGGTGTTCGCGGTGCAGGTTTCGCCGCTCAACTCCAGCGAGGTGCGAGGCGAGCAGCTGCTGGCGCGTATTGAGGAGATTCTGCGCGAGACCGGGGCGGAAAAGGTCAACCTGATCGGCCACAGCCAAGGTTCGCTGACGGCCCGGTATGCTGCCGCCAAGCGCCCGGATTGGGTGGCGTCGGTGACGTCGGTGGCAGGGCCGAATCATGGCTCGGAACTGGCGGACTATCTGCACAAACATTATCCCCATGACAGCGCCACAGGCCGGCTGCTGACCTTTTTGCTGCGGATGATCGCTGCCCTGATGAGCCTGTTGGAAACCGGTTATCGCGGGCCCAAATTTCCCGTGGATGTTCATGCGTCCCATCACTCACTCACCACCGAAGGGGTGGCGCTGTTCAATCAGCGATACCCACAAGGGTTGCCCGAGACTTGGGGCGGGCAGGGGCCGGAAGAGGTCAATGGTGTGCGGTATTACTCGTGGTCCGGCACCTTGCAGCCGGGCAAGACGGATAGCGGACGCAACGTGCTCGATGGCACCAACCGCAGTTGCCGGTTGTTTGCCAAGACCTTCGTCCGCGAAGCCGGGCATTGTGACGGGATGGTCGGGCGGTATAGCTCGCACCTGGGGACGGTGATTGGTGACGAGTATCCGCTGGATCACTTCGACATCGTCAATCAGTCGCTGGGGTTGGTGGGCAAAGGGGCGGAGCCGATTCGGTTATTTGTCGAGCATGCGGCGCGGTTGAAAGCGGCAGGGCTTTAG
- a CDS encoding DMT family transporter, whose protein sequence is MQYAYPLLAIFIWAGNTVITKMSAGAIFPAEIGFYRWLLAGLLFSPFMLKPVIAHWPMIRPNLGKIFILGVLGMAVYQSLAYFAASLTSATNMGIILSLMPLMSLAMAIISLGQRLTIGALAGAVLSFAGVLVVVSSGSLGVLLEHGVNLGDAMMLIATLAYAIYSTLLKKWQLRLPPLVLLYLQVLVAVVVLFPLFLASQKTGLTLQNIPLVLYACLLASMVAPLAWMQAVVRLGPSRTTLFFNLLPLITALIAAVVLHEQLAMYHLVGGMLTLGGVILSERWTTVFGRT, encoded by the coding sequence ATGCAATACGCGTATCCCCTGCTGGCCATTTTCATATGGGCCGGCAACACCGTGATCACCAAAATGTCAGCCGGGGCGATCTTCCCCGCCGAGATCGGCTTCTACCGCTGGCTGCTCGCCGGACTGTTGTTCTCGCCCTTCATGCTTAAACCGGTGATCGCCCATTGGCCGATGATCCGCCCGAACCTCGGCAAGATTTTCATCCTCGGCGTGCTGGGCATGGCGGTCTATCAGAGCCTGGCGTATTTCGCTGCGAGCCTGACCTCGGCCACCAACATGGGCATCATCCTGTCGCTGATGCCATTGATGTCCCTGGCCATGGCGATCATCAGCCTCGGTCAACGCCTGACTATCGGCGCCCTGGCCGGTGCAGTGCTGTCGTTCGCCGGGGTATTGGTAGTCGTCTCGTCCGGCAGCCTTGGTGTACTACTGGAACATGGGGTGAACCTGGGCGACGCGATGATGCTGATCGCCACACTGGCTTATGCGATCTACAGCACCCTGCTGAAAAAATGGCAGCTGCGCTTGCCGCCGCTAGTGTTGCTGTATTTGCAGGTGTTGGTGGCGGTGGTGGTGCTGTTTCCGCTGTTCCTTGCCTCGCAGAAAACCGGCCTGACCCTACAAAATATTCCACTGGTGCTGTACGCCTGTTTGCTGGCTTCGATGGTCGCGCCGTTGGCGTGGATGCAGGCCGTAGTGCGTCTGGGGCCGAGCCGAACCACGTTGTTTTTCAATTTGCTGCCGTTGATTACCGCGCTGATTGCGGCGGTGGTGTTGCATGAGCAGTTGGCGATGTACCACTTGGTGGGCGGGATGTTGACGTTGGGTGGGGTGATTCTCTCCGAGCGCTGGACGACCGTATTCGGTCGCACTTAA
- a CDS encoding DnaJ C-terminal domain-containing protein — protein sequence MDFKDYYKILGVEPTADDKAIKAAYRKLARKYHPDVSKEKDAEAKFKDASEAYEALKSADKRAEYDDLRRYGQHGQPFQGPPGWQSRGGFGGGGQDTGDFSDFFSSIFGNRGPGFGGGESRRSTGRRGQDVEMELGIFLEETLSNESKKVTFQVPQYNAAGQHVSNTPKSLNVKIPAGVTDGERIRLKGQGAPGVGGGANGDLYLTIRFAPHPKFDVEGENLIITLPLAPWELALGTEVAVPTLTGKINLKVPAGSQNGQRMRAKGHGLLNKAGERGYLFVQLKAVMPKKSDDDIKALWQELAKKAAFDPRENF from the coding sequence ATGGACTTCAAAGACTATTACAAGATTCTCGGTGTGGAGCCGACGGCAGACGACAAGGCGATCAAGGCCGCCTATCGCAAGCTCGCGCGCAAATACCACCCCGATGTCAGCAAGGAAAAGGACGCCGAGGCCAAGTTCAAGGACGCCTCCGAGGCCTATGAGGCGCTGAAAAGCGCCGACAAACGCGCCGAATACGACGACTTGCGCCGTTACGGCCAGCATGGCCAACCGTTCCAGGGACCACCGGGCTGGCAGAGCCGTGGCGGTTTCGGTGGCGGTGGCCAGGACACCGGCGATTTTTCGGACTTCTTCAGTTCGATCTTCGGTAACCGTGGCCCTGGTTTTGGTGGTGGAGAGTCGCGCCGCAGTACGGGGCGTAGAGGGCAAGACGTGGAAATGGAACTGGGGATTTTTCTCGAAGAGACCCTCTCGAACGAATCGAAGAAGGTCACCTTCCAGGTACCGCAATACAATGCGGCCGGCCAGCACGTCAGCAACACCCCGAAAAGCCTGAACGTCAAGATCCCCGCCGGCGTGACCGACGGCGAGCGCATCCGCCTCAAGGGCCAGGGCGCGCCGGGTGTCGGTGGTGGCGCCAATGGTGACCTGTACCTGACGATACGTTTTGCGCCGCACCCGAAATTCGATGTCGAAGGCGAGAACCTGATCATCACGCTGCCGCTGGCGCCGTGGGAGCTGGCGCTGGGCACCGAGGTCGCCGTGCCGACCCTGACCGGCAAGATCAACCTCAAGGTTCCTGCCGGCAGCCAGAATGGCCAGCGCATGCGCGCCAAGGGCCATGGCCTGCTGAACAAGGCCGGTGAGCGCGGTTATCTGTTTGTGCAGCTGAAGGCGGTCATGCCGAAAAAATCGGACGACGACAT
- a CDS encoding PsiF family protein, which yields MKFLRVPLLMIGLLLCSQGFAATEQQNKMTTCNADASAKSLKGDERKLFMSNCLKATPAATDAPTTLTPQQEKMKTCNADATTKALKGDERKVFMSDCLKKK from the coding sequence ATGAAGTTTCTGCGTGTCCCTTTGTTGATGATCGGGTTGCTGCTCTGCTCCCAGGGTTTCGCCGCCACGGAACAACAGAACAAGATGACCACCTGCAACGCCGACGCCAGCGCCAAAAGCCTCAAGGGCGATGAGCGAAAACTCTTCATGAGCAATTGCCTGAAAGCCACGCCGGCGGCAACCGATGCCCCGACGACCTTGACGCCGCAGCAGGAAAAAATGAAAACCTGCAATGCCGACGCCACCACCAAGGCCCTCAAGGGTGACGAGCGCAAGGTGTTCATGAGTGATTGTCTGAAGAAGAAATGA
- a CDS encoding helix-turn-helix transcriptional regulator translates to MTSKHIDLLDFSELPAPVYFRYADFDTHEYASAHRHPWGTLEYSANGVLHMEIGNRRFMSPPQYAVWVPPETEHSFYSNQPINYRAVCLAPALCRDLPQQACTLAISDILKAILKDFATRDVKIPEQEADKRLAQVLVDQLQLAPVQECYLPYASSPGLLGILEALQAEPGDNRPLADWATHIHVSERTLARQFVRELGMSFGEWRQRLRFLAAIEALDSHRSIQEVAFDMGYSTGSAFIAMFQRQAGCTPEQYRRSHLQTRKV, encoded by the coding sequence ATGACCAGTAAACACATCGACCTGCTGGATTTCAGCGAACTGCCGGCCCCGGTGTACTTCCGCTACGCCGACTTCGACACGCACGAATACGCTTCGGCGCACCGGCACCCCTGGGGCACGCTGGAGTATTCGGCCAACGGTGTGTTGCACATGGAAATCGGCAACAGACGTTTCATGTCGCCACCGCAATATGCGGTATGGGTCCCGCCCGAGACGGAACACAGCTTCTACAGCAACCAGCCAATCAATTACCGCGCGGTCTGTCTTGCACCTGCGTTATGCCGTGACTTGCCGCAACAGGCCTGCACCCTGGCCATCAGCGACATCCTCAAGGCCATCCTCAAGGATTTTGCCACCCGCGACGTGAAGATTCCTGAGCAGGAGGCGGACAAGCGTCTGGCCCAGGTGCTGGTGGATCAACTGCAACTGGCGCCAGTGCAAGAGTGTTATCTGCCCTATGCCAGCAGTCCGGGGCTACTTGGCATACTCGAAGCCCTGCAAGCCGAGCCTGGGGATAACCGGCCGCTGGCGGATTGGGCGACGCACATTCATGTCAGTGAACGCACCCTGGCGCGGCAGTTTGTCCGCGAGTTGGGCATGAGTTTTGGCGAGTGGCGCCAGCGCTTGCGGTTTCTTGCGGCGATTGAAGCACTGGACAGCCATCGCAGCATTCAGGAAGTCGCCTTCGACATGGGCTACAGCACCGGCTCGGCGTTTATCGCGATGTTCCAGCGCCAGGCCGGGTGCACGCCGGAGCAATATCGACGGAGCCATCTACAAACAAGGAAGGTGTAA
- a CDS encoding Hsp70 family protein: protein MKNASPARACGIDFGTSNSTVGWLRPGVETLIALEDDKITLPSVVFFNMEERRPVYGRLALHEYLEGYEGRLMRSLKSLLGSKLIKHDTSVLGTAMPFKDLLGLFIGQLKKRAETTAGREFEEVVLGRPVFFVDDDEMADQEAENTLVDVARAIGFKDVSFQYEPIAAAFDYESTIEKEELVLIVDIGGGTSDFSLVRLSPERRNHDNRHDDILATGGVHIGGTDFDKQLSLQGLMPLFGYGSRMKSGAYMPTSHHMNLATWHTINSVYSQKSTLALGSMRYDIEDTGGIDRLFKLIEQRAGHWLAMEVEETKIQLTHADSRHVPLDRIEAGLSVELSRALFESAIDNLLERVRNSVTQLLADADVRVDQVDTVFFTGGSSGIPALRNSVSAMLPNARHVEGNIFGSIGSGLAIEAAKRYGPMN, encoded by the coding sequence ATGAAAAACGCATCTCCAGCCCGTGCCTGCGGCATCGACTTCGGCACGTCCAACTCCACCGTCGGCTGGCTGCGTCCCGGCGTGGAAACGCTGATCGCGCTGGAGGACGACAAGATCACCCTGCCTTCGGTGGTGTTCTTCAACATGGAAGAGCGCCGCCCGGTGTACGGCCGCCTGGCGCTGCACGAGTACCTGGAAGGCTACGAAGGCCGGCTGATGCGCTCGCTCAAGAGCCTGCTGGGCTCCAAGCTGATCAAGCACGACACCAGCGTCCTCGGCACGGCGATGCCGTTCAAGGACCTGCTCGGGCTGTTCATCGGTCAGTTGAAGAAGCGCGCCGAAACCACCGCCGGTCGGGAATTCGAAGAAGTGGTGCTGGGTCGTCCGGTTTTCTTTGTCGATGACGACGAAATGGCCGACCAGGAAGCGGAAAACACTTTGGTCGATGTGGCCCGCGCCATTGGCTTCAAAGACGTGTCGTTCCAGTACGAACCGATTGCGGCGGCGTTCGACTACGAGTCGACCATCGAAAAGGAAGAGCTGGTGCTGATCGTCGACATCGGCGGTGGTACGTCCGACTTCTCGCTGGTGCGCCTCTCCCCGGAACGTCGCAACCACGACAACCGCCACGACGACATCCTCGCCACCGGCGGCGTGCACATCGGCGGGACCGACTTCGACAAGCAACTGAGCCTGCAAGGCCTGATGCCGCTGTTCGGCTACGGCAGCCGCATGAAGAGCGGCGCCTACATGCCCACCAGCCACCACATGAACCTGGCGACCTGGCACACCATCAACTCGGTGTACTCGCAAAAGTCGACCCTGGCCCTGGGTAGCATGCGTTACGACATCGAAGACACCGGCGGCATCGATCGCCTGTTCAAGCTGATCGAACAACGTGCCGGGCACTGGTTGGCGATGGAAGTGGAAGAGACCAAGATCCAGCTGACCCACGCCGACAGCCGTCACGTGCCGCTGGACCGTATCGAAGCCGGCCTGAGTGTGGAGCTGAGCCGTGCGCTGTTCGAATCGGCCATCGACAATCTGCTGGAACGGGTACGCAACAGCGTGACCCAACTGCTGGCTGACGCTGACGTGCGGGTCGATCAGGTGGATACGGTGTTCTTCACCGGTGGTTCGAGCGGGATTCCGGCGCTGCGCAACAGCGTGTCGGCGATGCTGCCGAATGCGCGGCATGTGGAAGGGAATATCTTTGGCAGCATCGGCAGTGGTTTGGCGATTGAGGCAGCCAAGCGTTACGGCCCGATGAACTGA
- a CDS encoding AsmA family protein gives MTRTRKVLAWTFTSLVVLLAVLVLVIVFFDWNRIKPPLNAKVSEELHRPFAINGNLAVVWRREIGEGGWRSWVPWPHVVAEDLSLGNPDWSKTPQMATLKRVELRISPLALLAQRVVIPRIDLTEPNAELQRLADGRANWTFKFDPKDPNAEPSPWVVDIGAIGFDKGHVTLDDQSLKTQLDLLIDPLGKPIPFSDIVGDKAAKTVQEKGNAPQDYAFALKVKGQYRGQKLTGQGKIGGLLALQDSATPFPLQAQVQIADTSVQLAGTLTDPLNLGALDLRLKLAGTSLGNLYPLTGVILPDTPPYATDGHLIAKLHEPGGAVFRYEEFNGKIGSSDIHGNLAYVASQPRPKLSGSLLSNQLLFADLAPLIGADSNAKQKARGGESKQPADKVLPVEEFKTERWRDMDADVEFTGKRIVHSEKLPFNDLYTHLVLTDGVLSLEPLRFGVAGGKLDAQIRLDGHTDPLEGKAKLTARGFKLKQLFPTFEPMKTSFGELNGDADISGRGNSVAKLLGSANGNLKMLINDGAISRELMELAGLNVGNYVVGRIFGDKEVKINCAAADLDIKSGLASTRLFVFDTENAIVYIDGTVNMATEQLDLTITPESKGWRLISLRSPLYVRGKFIKPDAGVKAVPLMLRGAGMVALGVIAAPAAGLLALVAPSGGEPNQCAPLLEQMKAGKAPVTVKPTR, from the coding sequence ATGACGCGCACTCGTAAAGTTCTCGCCTGGACCTTCACCAGCCTTGTTGTCTTGTTGGCGGTGCTGGTGCTGGTCATCGTGTTCTTCGATTGGAACCGAATCAAACCACCCCTCAACGCCAAGGTTTCCGAGGAACTGCACCGCCCATTCGCCATCAACGGCAACCTGGCAGTGGTCTGGCGCCGCGAGATCGGCGAGGGCGGCTGGCGATCCTGGGTGCCGTGGCCGCATGTGGTGGCCGAAGACTTGAGCCTGGGCAATCCGGACTGGTCGAAAACGCCACAGATGGCCACGCTCAAACGCGTCGAGCTGCGTATCTCGCCGCTGGCCTTGCTGGCTCAGCGCGTGGTGATCCCGCGCATCGACCTCACCGAACCCAATGCCGAGCTGCAACGCCTTGCTGACGGTCGCGCCAACTGGACGTTCAAGTTCGATCCGAAAGACCCGAACGCCGAACCTTCTCCGTGGGTAGTGGACATCGGCGCGATCGGCTTCGATAAGGGCCACGTCACCCTCGACGATCAAAGCTTGAAGACTCAACTCGACCTGCTGATCGACCCGCTCGGCAAGCCGATCCCGTTCAGCGATATCGTCGGTGACAAAGCCGCGAAAACCGTGCAGGAGAAGGGCAATGCGCCCCAGGACTACGCTTTCGCGTTGAAGGTCAAAGGTCAGTATCGCGGCCAGAAACTCACGGGGCAGGGCAAGATCGGCGGCTTGTTGGCCTTGCAGGATTCCGCCACGCCGTTTCCGTTGCAGGCTCAAGTGCAGATTGCCGACACCAGCGTCCAGCTCGCTGGCACCCTGACCGATCCGCTGAACCTCGGCGCTCTGGACCTGCGCCTGAAACTGGCCGGTACCAGCCTGGGCAATCTCTACCCGCTGACCGGCGTGATCCTGCCGGACACACCGCCCTATGCCACCGACGGTCACCTGATTGCCAAGTTGCATGAGCCGGGGGGCGCGGTGTTCCGCTATGAAGAGTTCAACGGCAAGATCGGCTCCAGCGATATCCATGGCAACCTGGCCTACGTTGCCAGTCAGCCGAGGCCAAAACTCAGTGGTTCGTTGCTGTCCAATCAACTTCTGTTTGCCGACCTGGCGCCACTGATCGGCGCCGACTCAAACGCCAAGCAAAAGGCCCGTGGCGGCGAGAGCAAGCAACCGGCGGACAAGGTTTTGCCGGTCGAAGAGTTCAAGACCGAGCGCTGGCGCGATATGGACGCTGATGTCGAGTTCACCGGCAAACGCATCGTCCACAGCGAAAAACTGCCATTCAATGATCTTTACACGCACCTGGTGCTCACCGATGGCGTGCTCAGCCTCGAGCCGCTGCGCTTCGGCGTAGCCGGGGGCAAGCTGGATGCTCAAATTCGCCTGGACGGTCACACCGATCCCCTGGAAGGCAAGGCCAAACTCACCGCGCGCGGTTTCAAGCTCAAACAGTTGTTCCCGACCTTTGAACCGATGAAAACCAGTTTCGGCGAGCTCAATGGCGATGCCGACATCAGCGGTCGCGGTAACTCAGTGGCGAAATTGCTGGGCAGCGCCAATGGCAATCTGAAAATGCTGATCAACGACGGCGCCATCAGTCGCGAGTTGATGGAGCTGGCCGGTCTGAACGTCGGCAACTATGTAGTCGGGCGGATTTTTGGTGACAAAGAAGTGAAGATCAACTGCGCCGCCGCTGACTTAGATATCAAAAGCGGTCTGGCTAGCACCCGGTTGTTTGTCTTCGATACCGAGAACGCGATCGTCTACATCGATGGCACCGTGAACATGGCGACAGAACAACTGGACCTGACCATCACCCCGGAATCCAAAGGCTGGCGCTTGATTTCATTGCGTTCGCCACTGTACGTGCGGGGTAAGTTCATCAAGCCTGATGCGGGTGTGAAGGCGGTGCCATTGATGTTGCGCGGGGCCGGGATGGTGGCGCTCGGCGTGATTGCCGCGCCGGCGGCAGGTTTGCTGGCGTTGGTGGCACCGAGCGGGGGCGAGCCGAACCAGTGTGCGCCGCTGCTGGAACAGATGAAGGCGGGCAAGGCGCCAGTAACCGTCAAACCCACCCGATAA